Proteins encoded by one window of Nicotiana tabacum cultivar K326 chromosome 10, ASM71507v2, whole genome shotgun sequence:
- the LOC107804066 gene encoding sucrose synthase has product MAASGLSIKKSLEESILAHPDEILALKSRIETEGKGVMKPLDLLNHLVSVTSKTNGVNIVPSALVEVLSCSQEAVIVPPKLALAVRPRPGVWEYLSLNLKTKKVAELSIPEYLQLKENTVDESGNILELDFEPFTTVTPPKTLSDSIGNGLEFLNRHIASKMFHDKEISRCLLDFLRNHNYKGKSLMVKESIQSLESFQLVLKKAEEHLCTLNPETPYSNFESKFEEIGLERGWGNTAERVQDTISHLLHLLEAPNASSLENFLGRIPLVFNVVILTPHGYFAQDNVLGYPDTGGQVVYILDQVPAMEREMLHRMKLQGLDDIIPRILVVTRLLPDAVGTTCGERMEKVYGAEHSHIIRVPFRTEKGMLRKWISRFEVWPYMETFTEDVAEELVKELQAKPDLIIGNYSEGNLAASLLAKKFGATQCTIAHALEKTKYPNSDLNWKKFDDKYHFSSQFTADLFAMNHTDFIITSTFQEIAGSKNTVGQYESHTAFTMPGLYRVVHGIDSFDPKFNIVSPGADMSIYFPYTEKEKRLTNFHPEIEELLYSPVENKDHLCVLKDRNKPILFTMARLDRVKNLTGLVEWYAKNARLRELVNLVVVGGDRRKESKDIEEQAEMKKMYDLIETYNLNGQFRWISSQMNRVRNGELYRYIADTRGAFVQPAFYEAFGLTVVESMTCGLPTFATCNGGPFEIIVNGKSGFHIDPNQGDKAADMLVNFFEKSKEDPSYWDAISKGGLQRILEKYTWQIYSQKVITLSGIYGFWKYATKNDKVASAKKRYLEMFYELGFKKSAEKVPLAIDE; this is encoded by the exons ATGGCAGCTAGTGGTCTTAGCATTAAGAAAAGTTTGGAGGAATCCATTTTGGCTCATCCAGATGAAATTTTGGCTCTCAAGTCAAG GATTGAAACTGAAGGGAAAGGGGTAATGAAACCACTTGATCTCTTGAACCATTTGGTTTCTGTTACTAGTAAGACAAATGGAGTAAATATTGTACCTAGTGCACTTGTGGAAGTTCTCAGTTGCAGCCAAGAAGCTGTGATTGTACCACCAAAACTAGCACTAGCTGTACGTCCGAGGCCCGGTGTATGGGAGTACTTGTCACTGAATCTTAAGACAAAGAAAGTGGCTGAATTAAGCATTCCTGAATACCTTCAATTGAAAGAGAACACTGTTGATGAAAG TGGAAACATATTGGAGTTGGATTTTGAGCCATTTACAACAGTTACACCACCAAAAACACTTTCTGACTCTATTGGCAATGGTTTGGAGTTTCTTAATCGCCACATTGCTTCGAAAATGTTTCATGATAAGGAGATTTCCAGATGCCTCCTTGACTTCCTCAGAAACCATAACTACAAAGGAAAG TCATTGATGGTGAAAGAAAGCATTCAAAGCCTAGAGAGTTTCCAACTTGTTCTGAAAAAAGCAGAGGAACATTTGTGCACATTGAATCCAGAAACTCCATACTCCAATTTTGAATCAAAGTTTGAAGAGATTGGCTTGGAAAGAGGGTGGGGAAACACCGCTGAACGCGTGCAAGACACTATCAGTCATCTTTTGCATCTCCTTGAGGCTCCTAACGCGTCTTCTTTGGAAAATTTCCTTGGTAGAATCCCATTGGTTTTCAATGTTGTGATTCTAACTCCACATGGTTATTTTGCTCAAGATAATGTCTTGGGCTATCCTGACACTGGTGGCCAG GTTGTTTACATTCTTGATCAAGTTCCAGCTATGGAGCGTGAGATGCTTCATCGTATGAAGCTTCAAGGACTCGATGATATCATCCCTCGCATCCTTGTT GTAACAAGGCTGCTGCCTGATGCAGTAGGAACCACCTGTGGCGAGCGGATGGAGAAAGTATATGGGGCAGAACATTCTCATATAATTCGTGTTCCATTTAGAACTGAGAAGGGAATGTTGCGCAAATGGATCTCACGATTCGAAGTCTGGCCATACATGGAAACTTTCACTGAG GATGTTGCAGAAGAACTTGTCAAAGAATTGCAAGCTAAACCAGACTTGATCATTGGAAACTACAGTGAGGGAAATCTTGCTGCCTCTTTGCTTGCGAAGAAATTTGGGGCTACTCAGTGTACTATTGCTCATGCCTTGGAAAAAACTAAGTATCCAAACTCTGACCTTAATTGGAAGAAGTTTGATGACAAGTATCATTTCTCAAGTCAGTTCACTGCTGATCTCTTTGCCATGAATCACACTGATTTCATCATCACCAGCACTTTCCAAGAAATTGCTGGAAG CAAAAACACTGTAGGACAGTATGAGAGTCATACTGCTTTTACCATGCCTGGATTGTACCGAGTAGTCCATGGAATCGATTCGTTTGATCCAAAGTTCAACATTGTCTCCCCTGGGGCTGATATGTCAATCTACTTCCCTTACACTGAGAAGGAGAAAAGGCTAACCAACTTCCACCCGGAAATTGAAGAACTCCTCTACAGTCCTGTTGAGAATAAGGACCACTT ATGTGTGTTGAAGGACCGGAACAAGCCAATTCTCTTTACCATGGCAAGGCTAGATCGCGTGAAGAATCTAACAGGGCTCGTGGAATGGTATGCTAAGAATGCAAGGCTGAGGGAGCTTGTTAACCTTGTGGTTGTAGGCGGAGACAGAAGGAAAGAATCCAAAGATATAGAAGAGCAAGCAGAGATGAAGAAGATGTATGATCTTATCGAAACCTATAACCTGAACGGCCAATTCAGGTGGATTTCTTCCCAAATGAATCGTGTGAGGAACGGAGAACTCTATCGTTACATTGCAGACACGAGGGGTGCTTTCGTTCAACCAGCATTCTACGAGGCTTTTGGTTTGACAGTTGTAGAGTCTATGACTTGTGGTTTGCCAACTTTTGCTACTTGTAATGGTGGACCATTTGAGATTATAGTGAATGGAAAATCTGGTTTCCATATTGATCCTAATCAAGGTGACAAGGCTGCTGATATGTTGGTAAATTTCTTTGAAAAATCTAAAGAAGATCCAAGTTATTGGGATGCTATTTCCAAGGGAGGTCTGCAACGTATTCTTGAAAA GTATACATGGCAAATTTATTCACAGAAAGTGATCACACTATCTGGGATTTATGGATTCTGGAAGTATGCAACCAAGAATGATAAAGTTGCTAGTGCAAAGAAGCGCTATCTTGAGATGTTTTATGAACTTGGATTTAAGAAATCA GCTGAGAAAGTTCCATTGGCTATTGATGAATAG